The Syngnathus scovelli strain Florida chromosome 18, RoL_Ssco_1.2, whole genome shotgun sequence genomic interval CTGCTCCTGCTGGCGGTGGCACTCGGTTGTCAGTCCTGGAGAGGTCTGCTGGGAACCGGTGCCGCCCCGCTAGCGCTCTTCCTCTGCTACGGGTAGGAGAGCGCTTAAATTTGTCACCATCCATTTAGAGTATGGACAAAAGACTTGAGACAACCACTCAGCctaaaaaaaagcttcattgGGATTGTGCAGGCGGCCGAGCTCCTGATTGGCATTTGATAAAGCGTCTCAATTGCATCcgacaagctttttttttgggattgcATCGATCGTAACTCCCTCGCCACACTGAGCTCTTTAGCTCAAGTCAATATGCGTTTAAGCAACTTTGTCAAGGGTGTGTAGTCGCTTCAAACCTCCATTCTTGCTTCCACACTAAATTAAAGTCATAATCACAGATTAACCGCAAACGTGGGGGTTTGGTGGATTATTTTCCACAGTGCAAGGCCTATAAATCACAAATCCACTCGTATGATGCTGGGTAAAGGTCAGCTTTATTTCCGCCTCACTTTGCTCGCCTGCAGCATTCCTGGAGTTTTTCCAGAGTCTCCTCGCTGGCTCCTGCTGTCCGAGCGACATAGCGACATGAACACCTTCGGCGAGAGGAGAAACTCCAGCAGAGATCTGAGGGATGACGAGAGCTTCACAGGTGCGTGCGCAGCGATAGGTTGGCGGGAGATCACATTTTGCTTCTGTTTTAATTCTCATCAGCTGATATTAAAGTGACAGCAGATGATTAAAAATGATTGATTGTTGCGACTCCATCCTGCTGTTTTCAGAGCTGGATTCGGAGCCGACGCCCTCCTCGCTTCCCCACCTTTCCTTCCCTGAGCTTGTCCACAGTAGGAACATCTGGAAGAACATTTGCGTGCTCGGCTTCACCTCGTGAGACATCCGCCGCGGGTTCTTATCGTATTTCCCGGTGAAAGGTTATCACAACTTTTCTCTCCGCTTAGATTCATCTCTCACGGCATCAGCCACTGCTACAGCTCTTTCCGAGGCGACGTCCGAGGCACGGCGCCCGGATTTTATTGGACGTACCTCCTCTCGGTGTGCGCGGGCGGCGCCGCCTGGGTGTTGCTGTGGGTGACTGTGGACAGATGCGGTCGGCGTGGCATCCTTTTACTCTTCATGACGATGACGGGCTTGGCCTCCTTAATCCTACTGGGACTTATGAAGTGTAAGCGGAATCATTTTCTTATATTTTGCCCATGTGAGTGATAGAGATTAATTTGTAACTTTCAATAATCTCACACACATCTTGGGAAAATTATGGACTCCAAACTATTgaatcttggaaaaaaaaaatactgacatTTAAAATCGACTTTCTCTATCGCCCTCTTGTGGCACAAAAGTTGTAGCGCGTAAACAAAGTTAAATATTCACCCTGCAGCGTGTTAATAGTATGATATAATAGCAATCAAGCCGGGCATGCTTGGAGGAAGACACGTGTGTTCTTTCTTCCTAGCAcatgcatttttatttctttacaagCAGGTGTTTGGCAACACCGCTCCATTCCTGTTACATAACATCTCCGTCTTTCCACTTTTAGATCTCAGTGAGAACGCCATCACTGTCTTCTCCGTGATGGGCCTCTTCTCATCGCAGGCCACCGCCTCCCTGTGCATTCTCCTCACTGCAGAGATCATGCCCACTGTCATCAGGTAGGAAGACACAAAAGTtgcttaaataaatacaaaatggtAGCAAAGCATTCATTCGACACACGTTTTAGCACCAAGATGCcagaagatggcgccaaagtcaTAGTTTTATGACCCAAATCCAGTCCCTGTTTATCTGTTCTTGTTTGGCCAGTGAGATTGACTTCTCGTAAAATACGGCGCAACAAATGTCGGTAAGCAAatgtttggattaaaaaaaatgagggcGTGTGTTCACAGAGGGACAGGCGTGGGCGTTGTGCTGGCCCTGGGCTGCGTGGGCCGCCTCAGCTCGCCACTCATGGACCTGAGGAACCACTACGGCTACTTCTTGCACCACGTGGTGTATTCCTCTCTAGCCTTGCTGGCCGTGTTGTCCATCCTGCTTCTGCCCGAGAGCAAGAGGAAGTCGCTGCCTCAGACTCTGGCCGACGGGGAACAATACAGGCGTCCCCCGCTGGGCAGGAGGAGGCGGGACAACGTGCCCCTGCTGGCCACGCCCAACCCGGAGACTTAAAAGAAGGAATCGGAGGCGGCGTGGGCAATTCCACTGGAACACGACATTCATTTATGGAGGAAGGAGAGTTGAGAGATAAAAAGGGCTGTAAAGATTTTTAACTTATGGCGATGATCCGCACATTGAAATCTTCCTAACACTATCTTCTTTGTGGTTCAGATTCCTcccctctgcccccccccccccgtgaatGTGTCACGTTTTATTGTTGTAGTCCAAAACTTGTTCTTCATTTAATGTTAGTGAACTGAAACCTCCACCATCTGACTTAGGGGCACAGTTCTCAGACGTATCCTGTTCCAACACTTTTAAACTGTTGTTTGCTGTAAATacttttcttgatttttttttttttttatttaagtctGTTGGAAAGATGTGCATTTCTATGCAGAGGAGATTGTGCGGCGTAGATTACTTTGATATCACGCCATCAAAGTTTAATTAGACTTGCCCAACTAAACACTAATCAGTATTAGGGATCCAATTCAAAGTGTAACTCTGGCCCGGAGCTGGAGGatcatcattttatttattacccTCAAAATAATCTGAGCAATACATTTTTCTATCGATACGTTTTTCTGAATCCCCCCCCTTGGGGATCAATCGATCGAAATGATAGTTTAGGCATGAAGGCAAAAGATGTCGCAACATTCCGATCTGCATGCGTGGAAGCACTttgaaggcctttttttttttttaatgcttttgtTTCTCAGAAGCTTACAGTACCTCTAGATGCAAACTCAGTGGAGTAGGAGTTCACACGGTTACTAATTTAAACCGAATGCTGAATGTCTTGTCGATGCTGTAGAAAGGGCCCAATGATGAAGCTTCGCAGGAGCTAATGAAGGGTCCTCGAGCTCCGTGTTTTTCCACCTCTGACTGTTTTCTCGCTCATGTTGAATGTCGTGATTGCAGTCAGAAAAATATTTGCTGGTGGGCTCACTCAATTGCACTGGTGATGCCTAGttaaaagggattttttttttccctgactgTTTCTTCACGTTTAAGTACCTCCTCAGCATAATAGTGTGTCTGAAAACACCAATTGTTCAATGACGAACCAAGTTAACTCTGTAACCTGATTTACCGTTCAATAAAACTGGTTCTATCAAACTTCTGCGTCTCATGTTGGATCACAATCAAACCGGAGCACTTATGAAAGACAAAACTTGCCAATTGGTTATTTGTTTGTGGCTTGTTGGCGGAATGCGGAACTACATGTACCAGCCACAATGTTATGCACACCTGCACAGCATTATGAATTGTGCCAAAACTAAAAATACACAGAAAGCTCATGAGACccacaaaacaaaaagtgtaAGACGTGGAGAAAGGATAAATCACAACAAGGACCGGAATATTCCACGCTGGTCATAAAACAATGGCTAAGAGGTGAGTGATGTTTTTTAACACAAAGTTGTGGAAAAACTGAAAGTTGGGGAAAAGTTGTgttactaaaaaaaatattactgcaGTCAGAAAGTCCTTTTCGTAGTCCTCTGAATTGTCTTAGTAGTTTGGACCTTCAGATGATTTTCCCAGAAAAGGACAAACAAGAATAATTTCAAACCTATCAAAAAGAGCCACAAATTAAAAGGGCAAAATCAAACTTTCCCATGATTGACTACCAAGGAAGATCAAATGTACTGAATGTTAATTGCAGGCACCTCCCCGTGAGGATTTAATGTTGAATGAAAGCCAATCctgttgacatttatttgtgcCACTTTTGTTTAGCTGATTTGAATTTTCTTTCCTCGCCAGAAACTCTGCCAGTAGGGGGCGCAAATTTCCCCTGCTGTCTGCAAGAAACGTCATTTCCCCATCATGTGGAGTTTCTGAGGAAAGCTCCAGGAAGTAAACATGCAAAGCAGGTAAAATCTTCCTTGTCTGACTAAAAGATCTATTTAAAATAGTTAACTTAAGGAAAAACAGTCTGAATCTTCACAAATGATGACATAATAGAATTGCTCTGTGACTAATCAAGCAGCCACACCCGCATGATGTCAGGCCAAACGACTATTTGTCCTGAAAACTATGAGAGAAAATCAAAGGTGCAAAGTGCATTAACAGAAAATCAAGGGTTCAAAGTGCATCAACAGTGCCCAGACTGTTTTATGGCCGACTTTATATAACACCATATTTACTCAGCGATCACTGTGGCAGGTTGTTTTGACCTCGTGGTGAACTCACAGTAAATGATGTCAGACTGAAAACCATTCTATGAAAGAGCTTGTTTGaatttatttataaaatgcATATATTAAGATGTTTAATTGTCAAATATTTAGACAAGTGTGTCAAGTACTTGTTTGTGACAATAAATgttaaaaatcaaaaaatacagtatgattcaatgaaaataaaatggttaagaaaataaagaatttaaagcacaaaaatatatatttttaaacataaatCCTCCTTCACCAATGGTTATCCCTTAGCAGCAGAAGAAACGTACGTAGATAACCCTGATGCATTTAAGTGGGAACTAGGGTAGTAACACTTTCAGCAACCATTCAAGATGCgacatgaccccaaaaaaaaatcattgtgacACATTCAGAGCTGGAGCTATTAACACAaaaaagaagatttttttttggctcCATCACCTTTTGGAGCGAGAGGCTGGAATTGCGCAACTTCACTTGCTAATGGCTGTCAGCCAACAttccttttctcttatttttACAATCATTTAGGCGAAACTCCCGATTACATCGAGACTGCTTTCACAATTCCGTTTCCTTCTCGTCATCGTCGCTGTTTTCTAAATAATATTCATCATCTGTTGTTGTATCTGAGCTGCTGTCTGAGGATTCTTCAAATGTGGTTAGGTGAGAGACGTAACCTCGAGAGGGCAAATGCCCCCTAGGGGATGGACTGTCCACAGGTTCTGGAGATGGGCTGGAAAAATTAGGTGAAAGGCTAGGAGGTCTGGACATGCGTCTGGGCCGCGGTGACAAAGGAGGTGTTGGGGGAGGAGTCGGGG includes:
- the slc22a17 gene encoding solute carrier family 22 member 17, which translates into the protein MTSPDSPTLVSPSPCPPPPPSLPTSPVPSSPAPSSSSLPLPPSLPPTGEVMVLALGRKKQRVLIVLSILPNLFLAFLLSSDPLITLSSPHHCHLPGPSPSPEMLNISLPWEKGLRPGESGELSQCKQYANGSQSVVVDCQAGWDYKVTEGLKNNIVTEWDLVCDRYWLVPVEEVCFILGALTGCLGLGFAADRIGRYKTLLTSLTLSVVFGVLVCVSPYPSIFIVMRFCLAAANAGVYLILYISRLELCEPSLRLISTVLAGLMTVSGELLLLAVALGCQSWRGLLGTGAAPLALFLCYGIPGVFPESPRWLLLSERHSDMNTFGERRNSSRDLRDDESFTELDSEPTPSSLPHLSFPELVHSRNIWKNICVLGFTSFISHGISHCYSSFRGDVRGTAPGFYWTYLLSVCAGGAAWVLLWVTVDRCGRRGILLLFMTMTGLASLILLGLMKYLSENAITVFSVMGLFSSQATASLCILLTAEIMPTVIRGTGVGVVLALGCVGRLSSPLMDLRNHYGYFLHHVVYSSLALLAVLSILLLPESKRKSLPQTLADGEQYRRPPLGRRRRDNVPLLATPNPET